A genome region from Kogia breviceps isolate mKogBre1 chromosome 13, mKogBre1 haplotype 1, whole genome shotgun sequence includes the following:
- the BEND3 gene encoding BEN domain-containing protein 3: MNATEFSEDVEEVLKNNTVKVETEAEDAALDCSVNSRSSEKHTPDSVFTGLQDSSKRKQPGSEGPPDSVPSVKRRRLIPEALLAGMRNRENSSPCQGNGEQAGRGKSSGSVWPGEEEPSNDVTTPSYKKPLYGISHKIMEKKNPPAGDALTTFELFEKANPRNSPSPLRLLNEPQKRDGGGGAAAATDSDPNIYFLIQKMFYMLNTLSSNMSQLHSKVDLLSLEVSRIKKQVSPTEMVAKFQPPPEYQLTAAELKQIVDQSLSGGDLACRLLVQLFPELFSDVDFSRGCSACGFAAKRKLESLHLQLIRNYVEVYYPSVKDTAVWQAECLPQLNDFFSRFWAQREMEDSQPSGQVTGFFEAEQVDASHFLDNKDQEEALSLDRSSTIASDHVVDTQDLTEFLDEASSPGEFAVFLLHRLFPELFDHRKLGEQYSCYGDGGKQELDPQRLQIIRNYTEIYFPDMQEEESWLQQCAQRINDELEGLGLDAGSEGEPPRDDCYDSSSLPDDISVVKVEDSFEGERPGRRSKKIWLVPIDFDKLEIPQPDFEVPGADCLLSKEQLRSIYESSLSIGNFASRLLVHLFPELFTHENLRKQYNCSGSLGKKQLDPSRIKLIRHYVQLLYPRAKNDRVWTLEFVGKLDERCRRRDTEQRRSYQQQRKVHVPGPECRDLASYAINPERFREEFEGPPLPPERSSKDFCKIPLDELVVPSPDFPVPSPYLLSDKEVREIVQQSLSVGNFAARLLVRLFPELFTAENLRLQYNHSGACNKKQLDPTRLRLIRHYVEAVYPVEKMEEVWHYECIPSIDERCRRPNRKKCDILKKAKKVEK, encoded by the coding sequence GCGCTCCTAGCAGGCATGCGGAACCGGGAGAACAGCTCGCCCTGCCAGGGCAACGGGGAGCAGGCAGGCAGGGGCAAGAGCTCGGGCTCCGTGTGGCCGGGCGAGGAGGAGCCCAGCAACGACGTGACGACGCCCTCCTACAAGAAGCCTCTGTACGGCATCTCGCACAAGATCATGGAGAAGAAGAACCCTCCCGCCGGAGACGCGCTTACCACGTTCGAGCTCTTCGAGAAGGCGAACCCCAGGAACAGCCCCTCTCCGCTGCGGCTCCTGAACGAGCCACAGAAGcgggacggcggcggcggcgccgcaGCAGCCACCGACAGTGACCCCAACATCTACTTTCTCATCCAGAAGATGTTCTACATGCTCAACACGCTCTCCTCCAACATGTCGCAGCTGCACAGCAAGGTGGACCTGCTCTCCCTGGAGGTCAGCCGCATCAAGAAGCAGGTGAGCCCCACCGAGATGGTAGCCAAGTTCCAGCCGCCCCCCGAGTACCAGCTCACGGCAGCCGAGCTCAAGCAGATCGTGGACCAGAGCCTGTCGGGCGGCGACCTGGCCTGCCGCCTGCTGGTGCAGCTATTCCCTGAGCTCTTCAGCGACGTGGACTTCTCCCGGGGCTGCAGCGCCTGCGGCTTTGCGGCCAAGCGGAAGCTGGAGTCACTGCACCTGCAGCTCATCCGCAACTACGTGGAGGTCTACTACCCATCAGTGAAGGACACGGCTGTGTGGCAGGCTGAGTGCCTGCCCCAGCTGAACGACTTCTTCAGCCGCTTCTGGGCCCAACGGGAAATGGAGGACAGCCAGCCCAGCGGCCAGGTCACCGGCTTCTTCGAGGCCGAACAGGTGGACGCCAGCCACTTCCTGGACAACAAAGACCAGGAGGAGGCCCTGTCCCTGGACCGGAGCAGTACCATCGCCTCGGACCACGTGGTGGACACGCAGGACCTAACTGAGTTCCTGGACGAAGCCTCGTCACCAGGGGAGTTCGCGGTCTTCCTTCTGCACCGGCTCTTCCCCGAGCTCTTCGACCACCGGAAGCTGGGCGAGCAGTACAGCTGCTACGGGGACGGAGGCAAGCAGGAGCTGGACCCACAGAGGCTGCAGATCATCCGCAACTACACGGAGATCTACTTCCCCGACATGCAGGAGGAGGAGTCCTGGCTGCAGCAGTGCGCCCAGCGCATCAACGACGAGCTGGAGGGCCTGGGGCTGGACGCGGGCAGCGAGGGTGAGCCCCCGCGGGACGACTGTTACGACTCTTCCAGCCTTCCCGATGACATCTCCGTGGTCAAGGTGGAAGACAGCTTCGAGGGCGAGCGGCCCGGCCGGCGGTCCAAGAAGATCTGGCTGGTGCCCATCGACTTCGACAAGCTGGAGATCCCACAGCCTGACTTCGAGGTGCCTGGCGCCGACTGCCTGCTCAGCAAGGAGCAGCTGCGCAGCATCTACGAGAGCAGCCTGTCCATTGGCAACTTTGCCTCACGCCTGCTCGTGCACCTGTTCCCCGAGCTCTTCACCCACGAGAACCTGCGCAAGCAGTACAACTGCAGCGGCTCCCTGGGCAAGAAGCAGCTGGACCCGTCCCGCATCAAACTCATCCGCCACTACGTGCAGCTGCTCTACCCGCGGGCCAAGAATGACCGCGTCTGGACACTGGAGTTCGTGGGCAAACTGGACGAGCGCTGCCGGCGCCGGGACACAGAGCAGAGGCGCTCCTACCAGCAGCAGCGCAAGGTCCATGTGCCGGGCCCGGAGTGCAGGGACCTGGCCAGCTATGCAATCAACCCTGAGCGGTTCCGGGAGGAATTTGAGGGGCCCCCGCTGCCCCCCGAAAGGAGCAGCAAGGACTTCTGCAAGATCCCTCTGGACGAGCTGGTGGTGCCCTCGCCCGACTTCCCGGTGCCTTCGCCGTACCTGCTGTCAGACAAGGAGGTGCGCGAGATCGTGCAGCAGAGCCTCTCTGTGGGCAACTTCGCCGCCCGGCTGCTCGTCAGGCTCTTCCCCGAACTCTTCACCGCCGAGAATCTACGGCTGCAGTACAACCACTCCGGGGCGTGCAACAAGAAGCAGCTGGACCCCACGCGGCTGAGGCTCATCCGCCACTACGTGGAGGCTGTGTACCCGGTGGAGAAGATGGAGGAGGTGTGGCATTACGAATGTATCCCCAGCATCGACGAACGGTGCCGCCGCCCCAACAGGAAGAAATGCGACATCCTGAAGAAAGCCAAGAAGGTGGAGAAGTGA